The Helicobacter mustelae genome has a segment encoding these proteins:
- a CDS encoding NCS2 family permease, producing the protein MQLLDKFFKLKENSTSIKKEFFAACTTFLAMLYIIPVGADILSQAGMPKDSLITSVSLVTAITTLLTGIWANVPVAMSAGMGLNIFFTFGMVQTMGLSWQQALGAVFLSGLIFLVISFTNLRAWIMQSIPKDLRIALCCGLGAFIATIGLKSIGIITTHGDHLGLGSLTQPQILISIFGIFLLLLLHALNITGSFILSIFILSIIGWAFGYQEMPRELLSAPSSIENIFWKMDILGILNIAMIPAIVSLLITDLFDSLGTLSGIGIKANLFQDTTGKDKQLEKTLQVDALATTAGPIFGLSTTTAFLESATGVNAGGRTGLTAVFVAFFFFLSIFFLPVFSAIPSFAIYPTLVVVGSLMFLEVRHIDFRDLPIGVATFFTIILMPLTSSITIGLAAGFVMYTFLNIIQRKWERLHLGTWVLLLISIIPFAIPT; encoded by the coding sequence ATGCAATTGCTTGATAAATTTTTCAAACTCAAAGAAAATTCCACCTCTATAAAAAAAGAATTTTTTGCTGCCTGTACGACATTTTTGGCGATGCTCTACATCATCCCCGTGGGCGCAGATATCCTCTCACAAGCTGGTATGCCAAAAGATTCTTTGATTACCTCTGTTTCCCTAGTCACTGCTATTACCACGCTACTCACAGGAATCTGGGCTAATGTCCCAGTGGCGATGAGTGCTGGAATGGGGCTAAATATATTTTTCACCTTTGGCATGGTGCAGACCATGGGACTTTCTTGGCAGCAGGCACTAGGAGCAGTCTTTCTCTCAGGCCTTATTTTTCTTGTGATCTCTTTTACAAATCTTCGCGCATGGATTATGCAAAGCATCCCAAAGGATTTACGCATCGCCCTATGCTGTGGACTTGGGGCATTCATTGCCACCATCGGACTCAAAAGCATTGGCATCATCACCACCCATGGCGATCATCTAGGTCTAGGCAGTCTAACCCAACCCCAAATCCTCATTAGCATTTTTGGGATTTTTTTGCTTTTGTTGCTGCATGCACTCAATATCACGGGGAGTTTCATCCTAAGCATCTTCATCCTAAGTATCATTGGCTGGGCGTTTGGCTATCAGGAAATGCCAAGAGAGCTACTCTCTGCGCCCTCTTCCATAGAAAATATTTTTTGGAAAATGGATATTTTGGGAATTTTAAACATCGCAATGATCCCTGCCATCGTCTCCTTGCTCATCACAGATCTCTTTGATTCCCTGGGTACATTATCTGGCATCGGCATCAAGGCTAATTTATTTCAAGACACCACAGGCAAAGATAAGCAATTAGAAAAAACTCTACAAGTGGATGCGCTTGCCACCACTGCAGGACCTATATTTGGCCTCTCCACCACCACCGCATTTCTAGAAAGCGCCACAGGGGTGAATGCAGGGGGTAGGACGGGACTTACTGCAGTGTTTGTTGCATTTTTCTTCTTCCTTAGCATTTTCTTTTTGCCTGTTTTTTCTGCCATCCCCAGCTTTGCTATTTATCCTACTTTGGTTGTCGTGGGATCTTTGATGTTTTTGGAAGTTCGGCACATTGACTTTAGGGATCTGCCCATTGGGGTTGCGACATTTTTCACCATCATCCTCATGCCACTCACCTCCTCCATCACCATCGGACTTGCTGCGGGATTTGTCATGTATACATTTCTCAACATCATCCAGCGTAAATGGGAGAGATTGCATCTAGGGACATGGGTGCTGTTACTCATTAGCATCATCCCCTTTGCCATCCCTACTTGA
- the rsmI gene encoding 16S rRNA (cytidine(1402)-2'-O)-methyltransferase — translation MITLLPTPIGNLGDVSLRMLEALAQSEVVLCEDTRVTKKLIALLQKNPLITQNFPGIFAPKIFHAFHSHNQEEFLDSLEKNALDLRVRNVVFLSDAGMPCINDPGALLVSYAQREGIAYDVLPGSNACVLAYCMSGIVDDGFIFGGFLPHKQGERKKILETFLTQQASSPKKMSVIFYESPHRILDSLRDLCDIEEDCGVFAIKEMSKKNQKFFAGSAREVWKILQNQNIQGEWVLLLSTTKKPKSSLGAEEIKLMDLPPKIKAKLLSRLGLGDVKSIYANLMEK, via the coding sequence ATGATCACTTTGTTGCCAACGCCTATTGGGAATCTTGGCGATGTCTCCCTTAGGATGTTGGAAGCCCTGGCACAGAGCGAAGTCGTGCTCTGTGAAGATACTCGGGTCACCAAAAAACTCATTGCTCTTCTCCAAAAAAACCCCCTCATCACTCAAAACTTCCCTGGCATTTTTGCTCCTAAGATTTTTCATGCATTTCATTCCCATAATCAAGAGGAATTTTTGGATTCCTTGGAAAAAAATGCTCTGGATCTGCGCGTAAGGAATGTCGTATTTTTGAGTGATGCGGGCATGCCCTGCATCAATGATCCTGGCGCGTTGCTGGTATCCTATGCCCAGAGAGAGGGCATTGCTTATGATGTATTGCCAGGGAGCAATGCCTGTGTGTTGGCCTATTGCATGAGCGGCATTGTGGATGATGGATTTATCTTTGGTGGATTTTTGCCTCATAAGCAAGGGGAGCGCAAAAAGATTTTGGAGACTTTTTTGACCCAGCAGGCCTCTTCACCCAAAAAAATGAGTGTAATTTTTTATGAGAGTCCGCATCGTATTTTGGATTCTTTGCGGGATTTATGCGACATAGAGGAGGATTGTGGAGTCTTTGCTATCAAAGAAATGAGCAAGAAAAATCAAAAATTTTTTGCAGGAAGTGCTAGGGAGGTGTGGAAAATCTTGCAAAATCAAAATATCCAAGGAGAATGGGTGCTCCTCCTTAGTACCACAAAAAAGCCAAAAAGCTCCCTAGGGGCAGAGGAAATCAAGCTTATGGATCTCCCCCCCAAAATTAAGGCCAAGCTCCTCTCAAGACTCGGCCTTGGGGATGTCAAAAGCATTTATGCAAATTTGATGGAAAAATAA
- the rlmB gene encoding 23S rRNA (guanosine(2251)-2'-O)-methyltransferase RlmB yields MKKQLRHDQKPTHNPAQPKQEDLIVYGKQTSLYILEQMPQIIKEVYFSKEMERGVFHQFAKIHKPILKIDNKKAQALSKNGNHQGVFLKISALEYTPFKILKKSEKLLILHGITDTGNIGSIFRSAYCLGVDGIVLCGVRGFSIEGVLRTSVGAILQMPFCVVENILDVIHELKNEKTLCLGADARGEEEGRIAGVQKWALFLGSENTGLPSQVLSKLDRILAIKMHRGFNSLNVGVAAGILISRIQEWKL; encoded by the coding sequence ATGAAAAAACAACTTCGCCATGACCAAAAACCCACTCACAATCCTGCGCAACCAAAGCAAGAGGATTTGATCGTCTATGGTAAACAAACTAGCCTCTACATCCTAGAGCAGATGCCCCAAATCATCAAAGAGGTGTATTTCTCTAAAGAAATGGAAAGGGGGGTTTTCCATCAATTTGCCAAGATTCACAAACCAATTTTGAAAATTGACAACAAAAAAGCCCAGGCCCTCAGCAAAAATGGCAATCATCAGGGTGTATTTTTAAAGATCTCTGCGCTAGAATACACGCCATTTAAGATCCTCAAAAAATCTGAGAAATTGCTCATTTTGCATGGCATCACAGATACGGGAAATATTGGTAGCATTTTTAGGAGCGCGTATTGCTTGGGTGTGGATGGGATTGTGCTTTGTGGAGTGAGGGGTTTTAGTATTGAGGGAGTTTTGCGCACCAGTGTGGGAGCGATTTTGCAGATGCCCTTTTGCGTGGTAGAAAATATCCTAGATGTAATCCATGAGCTAAAAAATGAAAAAACCCTCTGCCTTGGTGCAGATGCGCGTGGAGAGGAGGAGGGAAGGATAGCAGGAGTGCAGAAATGGGCATTATTTTTGGGCAGTGAAAATACAGGTTTGCCCTCACAGGTTTTGTCAAAACTTGATAGAATATTGGCCATAAAAATGCATCGGGGTTTTAACTCACTCAATGTGGGGGTTGCTGCAGGGATTTTAATCAGTAGGATACAAGAATGGAAGCTTTAG
- a CDS encoding ATP-binding cassette domain-containing protein: MLDICSLNAGFIGGFSLKDITLHLKQGEHVGIVGESGSGKSLLSSLILGLGDSLGCRIFSGKISIEGEDLFAKSQKQLQSLRKKTLGYIPQNPLNALNPLHKIGKQLHEGLRLAFPLMPLKDRSQKILEYLDAAKLKDILLDRYPHELSGGQNQRILIVQNLLKEPKILICDEPTTALDSSVQKQILEFLFQITKEKNISVIFITHDLSIAHHFVENIIVMQEGRILEQQESKSLFENPKNAYTKSLLDALQLPIKECKKTKEVVLEVKDFGVFVRKSSFFTKKKIQLVDALDFCLHQKENLAILGESGSGKTSLGTALMELMPSTGSKLLFGQSLHAREFYLQVQMVMQNPFASLNPRWRIGEILKEALSLRNATKERLEVKEALELVGLNEKFEDFYPHELSGGQNQRVAIARALLVWPKILILDEPTSGLDKNTQKKILSLLLDLQKNLDMAYIFITHDLDIVESFCDRVLMLQNGKKIFYDERDAFFSSKDSYIQDFLATRL; this comes from the coding sequence ATGCTAGATATTTGCTCCTTAAATGCTGGTTTTATTGGTGGATTTTCCCTTAAAGACATCACATTGCACTTAAAGCAGGGAGAACATGTGGGCATCGTTGGAGAATCTGGCAGTGGAAAAAGCTTGCTCTCTAGTCTTATTTTGGGATTGGGTGATTCTCTAGGCTGCAGGATTTTCTCTGGGAAAATCTCTATTGAGGGGGAGGATCTCTTTGCAAAATCACAAAAGCAATTGCAAAGTCTTCGCAAAAAAACCCTGGGCTACATTCCCCAAAATCCCCTAAATGCGCTCAATCCCCTGCATAAGATTGGAAAACAATTGCATGAGGGTTTGAGGCTTGCATTTCCCTTGATGCCCCTCAAAGATCGATCGCAGAAAATCCTGGAATATTTAGATGCTGCCAAGCTCAAAGATATCCTATTAGATCGCTATCCTCATGAGCTGAGTGGAGGGCAGAATCAGCGTATTTTGATTGTGCAAAATCTCTTAAAAGAGCCAAAGATTTTGATTTGTGATGAACCTACTACCGCGCTTGATTCCAGTGTGCAAAAACAGATTTTAGAATTTTTATTTCAGATCACCAAAGAAAAAAATATCAGCGTGATTTTCATCACCCATGATTTGTCCATTGCCCATCACTTTGTTGAGAATATCATCGTGATGCAAGAGGGGCGGATCCTTGAGCAGCAAGAGAGCAAAAGTCTCTTTGAAAATCCCAAGAATGCCTATACCAAGTCTTTGCTTGATGCTCTGCAATTACCTATCAAAGAATGCAAAAAAACAAAAGAGGTGGTGTTAGAAGTCAAGGATTTTGGGGTTTTTGTTAGGAAAAGTAGTTTTTTTACAAAGAAAAAAATCCAGCTTGTAGATGCGCTGGATTTTTGCCTGCACCAAAAAGAGAATCTTGCGATATTGGGAGAATCTGGCAGTGGAAAAACAAGCCTTGGCACCGCGCTCATGGAGTTGATGCCCTCCACTGGAAGTAAGCTGCTCTTTGGCCAGTCCCTGCATGCTAGGGAGTTTTATTTGCAGGTGCAGATGGTGATGCAAAACCCCTTTGCTTCACTCAATCCTAGATGGCGGATAGGGGAGATTTTGAAAGAGGCATTGTCCCTACGGAATGCAACCAAAGAGAGATTGGAAGTAAAAGAGGCTTTGGAATTGGTGGGGCTTAATGAGAAATTTGAGGATTTTTATCCCCATGAGCTTAGCGGGGGACAGAATCAGCGAGTGGCAATTGCGCGTGCTCTGCTGGTTTGGCCAAAGATTTTAATTCTTGATGAGCCTACTTCTGGATTGGATAAAAATACCCAGAAAAAGATTTTATCTCTCCTGCTTGATTTACAAAAAAATCTTGATATGGCCTATATTTTTATCACTCATGATCTAGACATAGTGGAGAGTTTTTGCGATCGTGTGTTGATGCTGCAAAATGGCAAAAAGATTTTTTATGATGAGAGAGATGCGTTTTTTTCTAGCAAAGATTCTTATATTCAAGATTTTTTAGCTACGAGATTATGA
- the rpmE gene encoding 50S ribosomal protein L31 — protein sequence MKKGIHPQYVPCKVTCVTSGKEIEVMSTKSDLRIDISSFCHPFYTGSDKIADATGRVERFKQKYNMK from the coding sequence ATGAAAAAAGGCATCCATCCTCAATATGTTCCCTGCAAAGTTACTTGCGTCACTAGTGGCAAAGAGATCGAAGTCATGAGCACAAAAAGCGATTTGAGGATCGATATTTCTAGCTTCTGCCATCCTTTTTATACAGGGAGTGACAAAATCGCTGATGCTACAGGTAGAGTAGAGCGCTTTAAGCAAAAATACAATATGAAATAA
- a CDS encoding ABC transporter permease, whose translation MTNQSLLSQRWQVFKRNKRATFSLLIFLFLLVTSSLAKFIANDKPLLIYENSKFYFPIFVSYPEKIFGGDFDTEADFSDPYVRRLLKEKGAFVIYPPIPYSYDTIIPDLKTPAPLGISWKNILGVDDQARDVFARLIYAYQISIYFGLLLCLFSVIIGVCVGALQGFYGGKIDLLGQRFVEIWSGIPLLFLMIILSSFVKPSFWWIRVIVLLFSWMSLVGVVRAEFLRGRNMDYVKVARMLGTRDMGIIFRHLLPNAMVATITYIPFIITGSIATLVSLDFLGFGMPVGSPSLGELLQQGKNNLTSPHLAIVGFCATALLLGVLVFIGEGVRDAFHPKKSVKC comes from the coding sequence ATGACAAATCAAAGTTTATTATCTCAGAGATGGCAGGTCTTCAAGCGCAATAAGCGCGCAACCTTCTCCCTTTTGATTTTTTTATTTTTGCTAGTGACTTCGAGTTTGGCCAAATTTATTGCCAATGACAAACCCCTCCTCATTTATGAAAATTCCAAATTTTACTTTCCCATTTTTGTTTCCTACCCCGAAAAAATCTTTGGCGGAGATTTTGATACAGAGGCAGATTTTAGCGATCCTTATGTGCGTAGATTGCTCAAAGAAAAAGGAGCCTTTGTAATCTATCCTCCCATTCCCTATAGCTATGACACCATCATCCCAGATCTCAAGACACCAGCACCCCTTGGCATCAGTTGGAAAAACATCCTAGGCGTGGACGACCAGGCACGTGATGTTTTTGCGCGACTCATCTATGCCTATCAGATTTCGATTTATTTTGGACTTTTGCTTTGTCTTTTTAGCGTGATTATTGGGGTTTGCGTGGGGGCACTGCAGGGATTTTATGGCGGCAAGATTGATTTATTGGGTCAGCGTTTTGTAGAAATCTGGAGCGGGATTCCGTTATTGTTTTTGATGATCATTCTTTCAAGTTTTGTAAAGCCTAGCTTTTGGTGGATTCGTGTTATCGTGCTGCTCTTTAGTTGGATGAGTTTAGTGGGGGTGGTGCGGGCAGAATTTTTGCGTGGGCGTAATATGGATTATGTTAAGGTGGCGCGCATGCTGGGAACTAGAGATATGGGCATTATTTTTAGGCATTTGCTGCCCAATGCGATGGTGGCCACCATTACCTACATTCCCTTCATCATTACTGGCAGTATTGCAACTTTGGTGAGTTTGGATTTTTTGGGTTTTGGCATGCCAGTTGGAAGCCCCTCTCTTGGCGAATTGCTCCAACAGGGCAAAAATAATCTTACAAGCCCTCATCTTGCCATTGTGGGCTTTTGTGCGACAGCGCTCCTGCTTGGGGTATTGGTGTTTATTGGCGAGGGGGTGCGCGATGCGTTTCATCCTAAAAAGAGCGTGAAATGCTAG
- the rpmA gene encoding 50S ribosomal protein L27 — protein sequence MAHKKGQGSTQNNRDSAGRRLGIKKFGSQFVRAGNIIVRQRGTKVHPGENVGMGKDHTIFALVDGVVKFQQKTKDRKKVSIIPA from the coding sequence ATGGCACACAAAAAAGGTCAGGGTAGCACCCAGAATAATCGAGATTCTGCAGGAAGACGCCTAGGTATCAAGAAATTTGGTTCTCAATTTGTGCGTGCGGGAAATATCATCGTGCGTCAGAGGGGCACCAAGGTGCATCCTGGAGAAAATGTAGGCATGGGCAAGGATCATACGATTTTTGCACTGGTTGATGGCGTAGTGAAATTCCAACAAAAAACAAAAGATAGAAAAAAGGTTTCTATCATCCCTGCTTGA
- the ciaB gene encoding invasion protein CiaB: MAKKILFVCLGNICRSPLAEGMAREYVRQRGLDWEIDSAGTSGYHSGEPPHVYSIQVAAEYGIDISNLRSAKITPYTRADLFIVMDDSNAQDLISMGIPKHKVCKMGDFGLGGMDIPDPYYKGLEGFYEVYELLEKSLPLCIDKLAKKEAFSEDIHRLYAEIEYRDREIFGLYDALPDSAFGLLLQDICKRAKLPKNANITHALKDRFIQLKEGPILQELKNLGKNQEEILQIQALLFEEVEKFTQERHQKILDFIEKEELLSGFYRALLVGVDRVGVAMNAFAKAWQKALFAEIYPMLEKSYSQEQIFSNLQKTMEREFDGKKWIFSDRSYSIPKIKKDIPKDRKEHFPDLEILPYASAFEKEGQEVILHLEDLISSLREENDEIYGQKEQYIAYFKALKKAFGTKDRESLIANWQEVDALWMEIKTPIQIGHPFEYYEDKYRHATAPEWDVRLARTQKEDTVSTSLKHCFEFFAQKIDASESLCAFTRSALEKVQSYHAIPALFYGSNYNGLFSAQVVPNDEKITKSYGKKIFAFPDRILEMMRNKPKMQISFETFGKARMQRYYELILHQEKLWYEIYKITTNGHEYGHILWMEEDTQVKMNASGMFKNIEEFKATSGGLCGFFLSNRGEGALFQEVLFDTLMRAVGLIAWREQDEVLPYYYEGLMHLCGGFDSGVLDFDRDRKETRLQIHSQEFPRLREWYLEYYQKLAKHYADKKDAKIYVDFFIEGKDPISRKCREFVQWYWEQYQSMGRELWQGEFLNQGGF; the protein is encoded by the coding sequence ATGGCAAAGAAAATTTTGTTTGTGTGTTTAGGAAATATTTGCAGATCTCCGCTAGCAGAAGGCATGGCTAGGGAATATGTGCGTCAAAGGGGATTGGATTGGGAGATTGATTCAGCAGGCACTTCTGGCTATCACAGTGGGGAGCCTCCACATGTGTATTCCATCCAAGTGGCAGCAGAATATGGCATAGACATCAGCAATTTGCGTAGCGCAAAAATCACACCCTATACCAGAGCAGATCTCTTCATTGTCATGGATGATTCCAACGCACAAGATCTTATTTCTATGGGCATCCCTAAGCATAAGGTTTGCAAAATGGGAGATTTTGGACTCGGGGGGATGGACATTCCTGACCCCTATTACAAGGGCTTGGAGGGATTTTATGAGGTCTATGAATTATTAGAAAAATCCCTGCCCCTATGCATCGATAAACTCGCTAAAAAAGAGGCATTTTCAGAAGATATTCACAGACTCTATGCTGAGATTGAGTATAGAGATAGGGAGATTTTTGGGCTCTATGATGCGCTTCCTGATTCTGCTTTTGGCCTGCTTTTGCAAGACATTTGCAAGCGCGCAAAACTGCCCAAAAATGCAAATATTACCCATGCGCTCAAAGATCGATTCATCCAGCTCAAAGAGGGGCCCATCCTCCAAGAGCTCAAAAATCTAGGAAAAAACCAAGAAGAGATTTTGCAAATTCAGGCTTTGCTTTTTGAGGAAGTGGAAAAATTCACTCAAGAACGCCATCAAAAAATCTTGGATTTCATAGAAAAAGAGGAGTTGCTCAGTGGGTTTTATCGTGCATTGCTAGTAGGAGTAGATCGCGTGGGAGTGGCCATGAATGCCTTTGCAAAGGCATGGCAAAAAGCACTGTTTGCAGAGATTTATCCCATGCTTGAGAAAAGTTATAGCCAAGAGCAAATTTTTTCAAATTTGCAAAAGACTATGGAGAGAGAGTTTGATGGCAAAAAATGGATCTTTAGCGATCGGAGCTATTCCATCCCTAAAATCAAAAAAGACATCCCAAAAGACAGAAAAGAGCATTTTCCTGATTTAGAAATCTTGCCCTATGCAAGTGCTTTTGAGAAGGAAGGTCAAGAGGTGATTTTGCACCTAGAGGATTTGATCTCTTCCTTGCGTGAGGAAAATGATGAAATTTATGGCCAAAAAGAGCAATACATCGCTTATTTTAAAGCACTAAAAAAAGCCTTTGGCACAAAGGATAGAGAGAGCTTGATTGCCAATTGGCAGGAGGTAGATGCGCTCTGGATGGAGATTAAAACTCCCATACAAATTGGCCATCCTTTTGAATATTATGAAGATAAATACCGCCATGCCACTGCCCCAGAATGGGATGTGAGGCTAGCACGAACCCAAAAAGAAGACACAGTTTCTACATCCCTCAAACATTGCTTTGAATTTTTTGCCCAAAAGATTGATGCTTCAGAGAGTTTGTGTGCTTTTACAAGAAGCGCACTAGAAAAAGTGCAGAGCTATCATGCCATCCCAGCGCTCTTTTATGGGAGCAATTATAATGGCCTTTTTTCTGCACAGGTGGTACCAAATGATGAAAAAATCACCAAAAGCTATGGCAAAAAGATTTTTGCATTCCCAGATCGCATCTTGGAGATGATGCGCAACAAACCCAAGATGCAAATTAGCTTTGAGACCTTTGGAAAGGCACGCATGCAGCGCTATTATGAGCTTATTTTACATCAAGAAAAGCTTTGGTATGAAATCTATAAAATCACGACTAATGGACATGAATATGGGCATATTTTGTGGATGGAGGAAGATACGCAGGTCAAAATGAATGCTTCTGGGATGTTTAAAAATATCGAAGAATTTAAAGCAACCTCAGGCGGGCTCTGTGGATTTTTCTTGAGTAATAGGGGGGAGGGGGCATTATTCCAAGAAGTGCTATTTGATACCCTAATGCGCGCAGTAGGGCTTATTGCCTGGAGGGAGCAAGATGAGGTATTGCCTTATTATTATGAGGGCTTGATGCATCTTTGCGGGGGATTTGATAGTGGGGTGCTAGATTTTGATAGAGATAGAAAAGAGACGCGCTTGCAAATCCACTCCCAGGAGTTTCCAAGGCTTAGAGAATGGTATCTGGAGTATTATCAAAAGCTTGCCAAACATTATGCTGACAAAAAAGACGCCAAGATTTATGTAGATTTTTTTATCGAAGGAAAAGATCCCATTTCTAGGAAGTGCAGGGAATTTGTGCAATGGTATTGGGAGCAATATCAAAGCATGGGCAGAGAATTGTGGCAAGGGGAATTTTTGAATCAGGGAGGGTTTTGA
- a CDS encoding transglutaminase-like domain-containing protein produces MLKPSFSTKTFQWSFPIIDTEQIHPLQFSVKKKFYKVYLKNKRVFFSIFDVKKGENLEISISYKTSNAEKFLQRQAIAIPSLQKKFQAFIQVEIDKNWEVFSYHPDFFFQNQKYGFYGIIDKKNFLDYFWISLKSADWKISLKHFLHSPQEIRDINILIPKYFKDSNLKIKKDTLETNLSSAQIIQKVNNTSIVFRGKKSQDFMVGLDAIVNNSIDAATYKNLNPNNFPTKSNPSLKNLAQEIISKSPNLPPYLAIAKWVHENIKYDEKMINKHLGSSQILQVKCGVCEHYAQLYGDIMQAIDVPSVMITGVGFNPFKKKFEYHAWNIVFIEGRWISMDTTWGIFSGKLPISHIFFYLGYQPLMMYETYDVPIHQIHTEVIYDIQLLQ; encoded by the coding sequence GTGCTAAAACCATCTTTTAGCACAAAGACATTCCAATGGAGCTTCCCCATCATCGACACCGAGCAGATCCATCCTCTGCAATTTAGCGTCAAAAAGAAATTCTATAAAGTCTATCTGAAAAATAAGCGTGTGTTTTTTAGTATTTTTGATGTCAAAAAAGGCGAGAATCTAGAGATTAGCATCTCTTACAAAACAAGCAATGCTGAGAAATTCTTGCAGCGCCAAGCCATCGCTATCCCAAGCTTGCAAAAGAAATTCCAAGCCTTTATCCAAGTGGAAATCGATAAGAATTGGGAGGTTTTTTCTTATCATCCCGATTTCTTTTTTCAAAATCAAAAATATGGCTTCTATGGCATCATAGACAAAAAAAATTTTTTGGATTATTTTTGGATTAGTCTTAAAAGCGCTGATTGGAAGATTAGCCTCAAGCATTTTTTGCACAGTCCACAAGAGATTCGTGACATCAATATTTTGATCCCAAAATATTTCAAAGACAGCAATCTCAAAATCAAAAAAGATACTTTAGAAACCAATCTCTCATCTGCTCAGATTATCCAAAAAGTCAACAACACCTCCATAGTGTTTCGCGGTAAAAAATCTCAAGATTTTATGGTGGGGCTTGATGCCATTGTCAATAATAGTATTGATGCTGCAACATATAAAAACCTCAATCCCAACAACTTCCCCACAAAAAGCAATCCCAGCCTCAAAAATCTCGCGCAAGAAATCATCTCCAAAAGCCCAAATCTCCCTCCCTATCTAGCCATTGCAAAATGGGTGCATGAAAATATCAAATACGATGAAAAGATGATAAATAAACATCTTGGCAGCAGCCAGATTTTGCAGGTTAAATGCGGTGTTTGTGAGCATTATGCCCAGCTCTATGGTGATATCATGCAAGCCATTGATGTGCCAAGTGTGATGATTACTGGAGTGGGATTTAATCCTTTTAAAAAAAAGTTTGAATATCATGCCTGGAATATTGTATTCATAGAAGGGAGATGGATTTCTATGGACACCACTTGGGGGATTTTTAGCGGAAAGCTCCCCATCTCACATATCTTTTTTTATCTAGGATATCAGCCCTTGATGATGTATGAGACTTATGATGTACCCATTCATCAGATTCATACTGAGGTGATTTATGACATCCAATTGCTACAATAA
- a CDS encoding metallophosphoesterase yields the protein MENQHFNLPWMLVIVFIIFGVHLLIYYTFFHKIPGRYAFYGVGVLFLCNCAYILHHHLSLPPKLEFLFSICTGISFFLFVGAVLFYILISPFFLFASKEQCFLALPYIKTFCVILSVLGIVFSLYNGLGKKPMVKTLEIPIAKLKEPFSIAQISDLHLNALTKSKDLKDLIWKINALHPDAIMLTGDIIDAPLSKIREKLPLLGDLKARYGIYYVLGNHEYYHDTHAILEAIKNLGIMVLNNSSTIIIKDQKPLLNIIGITDLSGNKMGFFSPDINQAILKRNPNIPSILLSHQPAVISHLEDKKVDLILSGHTHGGQIFPFNFLVLLKQPYLKGLHHYDSHSLIYINQGTGFWGPPMRLFTRSEITFITLKPQE from the coding sequence ATGGAAAATCAGCATTTTAATCTCCCCTGGATGCTTGTCATAGTTTTTATCATTTTTGGCGTGCATCTTCTCATCTACTACACCTTTTTCCACAAAATCCCCGGCCGCTATGCTTTTTATGGGGTGGGAGTTTTATTTTTGTGCAATTGCGCCTATATTCTCCACCACCATCTTTCCTTGCCTCCAAAGCTAGAATTCCTCTTTTCCATCTGCACTGGAATTAGTTTCTTTCTCTTCGTGGGGGCGGTGCTTTTTTACATTCTCATCTCGCCATTTTTTTTATTCGCAAGCAAAGAGCAATGTTTCCTTGCTCTACCCTATATCAAGACTTTTTGCGTCATACTCTCAGTTCTTGGCATTGTCTTTAGTCTCTATAATGGCCTTGGAAAAAAACCCATGGTCAAAACGCTAGAAATCCCCATTGCCAAGCTAAAAGAACCCTTTTCCATCGCCCAAATCAGTGACTTGCACCTCAATGCCCTCACAAAAAGCAAAGATCTCAAAGATCTCATCTGGAAAATCAATGCACTCCACCCTGATGCCATCATGCTCACAGGCGACATCATCGATGCCCCTCTTTCTAAAATCAGAGAGAAACTCCCCTTGCTAGGAGATCTCAAGGCACGTTATGGCATCTACTATGTCCTAGGTAATCATGAATATTATCACGACACCCATGCCATCTTAGAGGCGATCAAAAATCTTGGCATCATGGTGCTAAATAATAGCAGCACCATCATTATAAAAGATCAAAAACCCCTGCTCAACATCATTGGCATCACCGATCTTAGTGGCAATAAAATGGGGTTTTTCTCTCCTGATATCAATCAGGCCATCTTAAAGAGAAATCCCAACATCCCAAGCATCCTCCTCTCCCACCAGCCCGCAGTCATCTCCCATCTAGAAGACAAAAAAGTAGATTTAATCCTATCAGGCCATACCCACGGTGGGCAGATCTTCCCCTTTAACTTCCTAGTCCTGCTAAAGCAGCCCTATCTCAAAGGATTACATCACTATGATTCCCATTCCCTAATCTACATCAACCAGGGCACAGGATTTTGGGGGCCGCCCATGCGTCTTTTCACTCGCTCAGAAATCACCTTCATCACACTCAAACCACAGGAGTAA